TTTGGCTGAAAATAAAATTTTATGGCAAGGATGTTTCCACGCATAATGAGCCGTCAACAGCCTTTTTCTTCCGAAAAGAAAGAGCAGCCTTTCTTTGGCCCGGGCGCTGCGCAGGAAACCCAACCGGCTTTCTTCCAGCCGGCCCTGCAACGCAGTGAAGCGCCGGTGAAAAAGGAAGAAGAGCGTCTGCAACGCCAGGAAACCGCCAATAGCGCACCGGAGCCAGGCCCCGCGCTCGAGGGCAGGTTGTCGAAGGGAGGAGGAGAACCGTTGCCCTTCCGGCAGCAGGAGTATATGGGGCAGGCCATGGGCGCAGACTTTAGCCCGGTGCGGATACATCGCAATGCAGAAGCAGCCGATATGAGCCGCCAGTTACAGGCAAAAGCTTTCACGCATGGCAACGATGTATATTTCAGTGAAGGCGCTTACAATACAGGTACACGCGAAGGCCAGCACCTGCTGGCCCACGAGCTTACGCATGTGGTGCAACAAACCGGGGCAGGGCATATCGCCCGCGTGCCGGCTGCACCTACGCCCCTGGCCCGTGGTAACCGGTTGGCTGTATTGGGAGATGGAACGGTCGCTAACCCTGGTATGACCCTCGAGGAATTTGACAGGTATATGCGGCAGCAGGCCGATTGGTTTGCTGCGCCTACCTTAACTGCGGCCGACCGCACGGCGCTCTGGCAACTGGTTGATCACCTGAATGAAGGCCCGCATATACTTGCCGGTCTTGGAGACCTGCGGCTGACAGATCTTATCGCTGTAGCAGCGCCAGATTGGCCCAAGCTTTCGACTTTCGGACATGGATGCCACCAGGATGATACGGTCATTATCCTCGCTCGTACTACTTATACCCTGCCACAGCGGATTAACATGGGAAGTGTGATGCAAACCCTCGAAAGTATTATTGGTGGCGTGGTGATCAAAGAAACAGTAGCGGAAGCTCAATTGGTAGACTTATCGCTGAATATCCCACTATTGACCAGAATAGCGCCGTACTGGGCGGTTTTTCACCCACATTTGGAACAGGCGTATACAGCGGCTGCCGGCGCAAGGGATATCGAATTCCAGCATATCATGGACCTGATGACTGATCCGGCAGGTATCGGGCCATTCATACTTTTGTGGGGCAATGTGCGTAACCTGCACCGTTTTAGCAGGGCATTGCTGTTAAAACTGGTGCATAATTTTAGCGACTTCAGCAGAAGCCATCCGGTACAGTTGATATTGCATACCGGGCATGATGCTGGCGCTTTCCAGCCTAGTGCGCATTTGTTTGAAGATCTGGTCGTGAATTCTCCTAACCTGGTACTCATGCTCGAAGGTGCCAATAGTCTGGCAGATCTCACGGCACGCGTGCCAGCCATTGCCAATGCTTATGGCCAGCCGGATGGTACCGGGCATAATCGATTGTCACAGGTGATGATAGCCGGCCATGGTTCTGCCAGGAGCGTGCAAATGGCCGGTACTGGCGCTCCCATACCCGGCCAGGGACATATCAGCTATCCCAGCGAAAGCCTGAACATTGACAGTAATTTGGCTGCTACCCAGGCTTTGTTAGATGTATTGCTACGGAATATGGACCCGGCCAGAGCCCGCATTATTTACGCTGGTTGCCTGGTAGGGGCCAACGCAGTACCAGCAGGAACCCCGGCGGCAAATATCGCTCCCTATATAGCTTCACACCCCAGCCTGGGAACATTCACACAGCAGCGGGGAGCTGCATTGGGTGTACCAGTGCAGGTAGAAGCGGCCAGAGCTTCTGTGGGGCTCTCTGCGGCATCGTCTTTCAGAGATCCCGCCAATAATCTGCATATCAATTATAGTTTCGATCCGGATGCGTTTGGCGGAGCGGCGGCCTATATTGCTACTGGTCATGAACCGGAGGGAATGATGCGGGCGGCAGTAGAAGATGCTGCCGTAAATCCTGTCGTTGCAGCTAATCATCTGAGGGCGCGACTTGGGTTCGGAGTAGTCTCCGATCCCTGGTGGGATCAATGTACGATCGCAATGATCAATACTGCATTGATAGGCGTACCTGTTGGCGGCCCGGTGAATATTGAACGGTTGAACCAGCTGGCAGATATGGCAGAAATACCTTTTCTGGGTGGTTTTGGAACGGATTATCACATTTCAGTAGCCCATTACGTGGTCAAGGTCAACAATGAGCCCCCCGCTGCGGATCTGTATGGACAGATAAGCGCGACATCGCTGATGGTAGCGCCACCCAACGTACCAAAGCAGATTGGGCGTTTCATGATGGAGCAGGGATGGCTGAACCTGGGAGGCCTGAGGGCCGCGCCATTGATAGCTTTTCTGACCGCCACTCCCACACTAACGGTACCGCATATACGTGTACACCTCGATCCTGTGAATATTGCAGCCGCGTCGCCGCTGCTATTTCCGGCAGGTGCACCACTCGATGCAGGCAGGATCCGTTTGGCCCTTGCCTGGTTAATGAGGGACCCCGCCAATCTCGATGTGAAACATTATCTCGATGCGCAGGTGACCAATACGCCGGCAGGGCCCGCACTTTCTGCGCCCGTGGCGGCAGAGCTGACTACTTCCGGAATCACCCTGAACGAGGTGTTGAATGCCCTCGGACGCCTGGTACCTACAAGGCCGGTAAGGGAAGGCGGGGTAACGGTAAACCGGCCATTGGCCAATGCGGAAATACCAGGCAGGAGAAGGAATACGGTACGCATAGAACCGCAGGCTTATCGTGCTACAGTGGTGCCAGGCCGTAACTGGCCGGTATACCGTGGTCCAGGGCCTGCCCATATGAATATTGGCGTAGTGCATCCCGGAGATGTACTGCAGGTGGCCGGCTTTACCGGCAATTGGGCAGCAATAGACTTTAACGGAAGATTGGGTTTTGTGCATCATACTCACATTACCCCCTGACGGAATTATATTTTATAGGAAAAAAGTAACTGGATGATGGAGGAATGGAAAATATTGAAAGATGGCTCAGGCAACCGGTTGGCAATAAACGACACTTACGCAGTGGCCGCAGAACCACTGTGCATCACCGTTTGGAAGGATGGCGAACTATATTTCCGCCAGCAGGTAACCTTTCCGCAACCAGGCTTTCCCCGCTTGTCGGGCAACAAAATATACTGGGGGCCCGGTATGCTGGATCTCGAAAAGCGTGTATACGTTCCCGTTGTTAAAGCACTGGCCGTACTGAAAACAGAAATGGTGCAGTTAGGCACGCCTTCCGACACCTATCGCCCGGTAGAATACGCCTGGGCGCCCGACGGGAGCGCAATGGCGGTTTCCCTGCAGTGGAGCGGCAAACCAGGACCTCCACCTGCAAAAGTATTGCTGCTGGGCGCAGGCGGCGAACTGGAAGCCAGGCTTTGGGAAGACAGCGACGTGCCTGTTACGGCTCTTTGTGTGAGCGAAAAATGGGTGATTGCCGGCACGAGGCAACTACGCATTTTTGAGAAACATCACCCTGCGCCTAAAATGCTGGCCGCCGCCGTGCCCGCCGTAAGAATAGAAGTAACCAAAGATGAACGCCGTATGATGCGCCTGCAATACGATCATATTGCACTGTGGGACCTGAGCGAGCCAACGCTCCT
The genomic region above belongs to Chitinophaga sp. 180180018-3 and contains:
- a CDS encoding DUF4157 domain-containing protein, which translates into the protein MARMFPRIMSRQQPFSSEKKEQPFFGPGAAQETQPAFFQPALQRSEAPVKKEEERLQRQETANSAPEPGPALEGRLSKGGGEPLPFRQQEYMGQAMGADFSPVRIHRNAEAADMSRQLQAKAFTHGNDVYFSEGAYNTGTREGQHLLAHELTHVVQQTGAGHIARVPAAPTPLARGNRLAVLGDGTVANPGMTLEEFDRYMRQQADWFAAPTLTAADRTALWQLVDHLNEGPHILAGLGDLRLTDLIAVAAPDWPKLSTFGHGCHQDDTVIILARTTYTLPQRINMGSVMQTLESIIGGVVIKETVAEAQLVDLSLNIPLLTRIAPYWAVFHPHLEQAYTAAAGARDIEFQHIMDLMTDPAGIGPFILLWGNVRNLHRFSRALLLKLVHNFSDFSRSHPVQLILHTGHDAGAFQPSAHLFEDLVVNSPNLVLMLEGANSLADLTARVPAIANAYGQPDGTGHNRLSQVMIAGHGSARSVQMAGTGAPIPGQGHISYPSESLNIDSNLAATQALLDVLLRNMDPARARIIYAGCLVGANAVPAGTPAANIAPYIASHPSLGTFTQQRGAALGVPVQVEAARASVGLSAASSFRDPANNLHINYSFDPDAFGGAAAYIATGHEPEGMMRAAVEDAAVNPVVAANHLRARLGFGVVSDPWWDQCTIAMINTALIGVPVGGPVNIERLNQLADMAEIPFLGGFGTDYHISVAHYVVKVNNEPPAADLYGQISATSLMVAPPNVPKQIGRFMMEQGWLNLGGLRAAPLIAFLTATPTLTVPHIRVHLDPVNIAAASPLLFPAGAPLDAGRIRLALAWLMRDPANLDVKHYLDAQVTNTPAGPALSAPVAAELTTSGITLNEVLNALGRLVPTRPVREGGVTVNRPLANAEIPGRRRNTVRIEPQAYRATVVPGRNWPVYRGPGPAHMNIGVVHPGDVLQVAGFTGNWAAIDFNGRLGFVHHTHITP